The following proteins come from a genomic window of Syngnathus acus chromosome 15, fSynAcu1.2, whole genome shotgun sequence:
- the gpr75 gene encoding probable G-protein coupled receptor 75: MMNSTEVPSELADLHKQVNFNGTQASHSPPIWAVVHTATLTFCSLLLIFIFCLGSYGNLVVFLSFFDPAFRKFRTNFDFMILNLSFCDLFICCVTAPMFALVLYLDAGGVDGVSKSFCFVFHLTSSGFIIMSLETVAVIALHRLRMVLGQQPNRTASFPCTLALTALLWTSSFTMAALLTMRVYPRRDGPCLPHFGLEGVQAGLVLYAYLADFAFCVAVVSVSYLMIAQTLRKNAQVRKCPIITVAATCTPPLPPLPATGFEAVQCSAQGPLYRNQMYNKLQNVQTHSYATRTKQPVVPGAAQGATCCQLVSTVNLATAKDSKAVVTCVVIVFSVLLCCLPMAISLAQDVLTPESSFAHYQFELCGFVLIFLKSGINPFVYSRNSAGLRRRVLCCMHWAALGLLCCKHKTRLHAMGKGSLEVNRNKSSHHETNSAYVLSPKAQRRLVDQACGPSQSRECAASPRGARRPRPASTSTPINTRIEPYYSIYNSSPSAGPSSPTSLQPAGSQTFAFAKSYVAMHYHTHQDTLQDFESTSVQQIPVPSV; this comes from the coding sequence atgatgaacagcACGGAGGTGCCATCAGAGCTGGCGGATTTGCACAAGCAAGTGAACTTCAATGGCACACAGGCGTCACACAGCCCCCCTATTTGGGCAGTCGTCCACACGGCCACCTTGACCTTTTgctccctcctcctcatcttcatcttctgCCTGGGCTCCTATGGAAACCTTGTGGTGTTCCTGTCCTTCTTCGACCCGGCCTTCCGCAAGTTCCGTACCAACTTTGATTTCATGATCCTCAACTTGTCCTTctgtgatttgtttatttgctgtGTGACGGCTCCCATGTTCGCGTTAGTGCTTTACCTGGATGCTGGTGGCGTGGATGGCGTGTCCAAGAGCTTCTGCTTCGTCTTCCACCTGACCAGCTCGGGCTTTATCATCATGTCACTGGAGACGGTGGCGGTCATCGCCCTGCATCGGCTGCGCATGGTCTTGGGCCAGCAGCCCAACCGTACTGCCTCGTTCCCCTGCACGCTGGCGCTCACAGCCCTGTTGTGGACATCCAGCTTCACCATGGCCGCCCTGCTCACCATGCGGGTGTATCCACGCAGGGACGGTCCCTGCTTGCCCCACTTTGGTCTAGAAGGGGTTCAGGCCGGGTTGGTGCTGTATGCGTACCTTGCTGACTTTGCCTTTTGCGTGGCTGTTGTGTCTGTGTCTTATCTGATGATTGCCCAGACCTTGAGGAAAAACGCTCAAGTGAGGAAGTGTCCCATTATCACCGTTGCGGCCACATGCACCCCACCCCTGCCACCTCTGCCAGCCACAGGCTTTGAGGCGGTGCAGTGTAGTGCCCAAGGCCCCTTGTACCGTAATCAGATGTATAACAAGTTACAAAACGTTCAGACGCACTCTTACGCTACCAGGACCAAGCAACCAGTGGTCCCAGGGGCGGCCCAAGGAGCCACGTGTTGCCAGCTGGTCTCCACAGTCAACCTGGCTACAGCCAAGGACTCCAAAGCGGTTGTCACCTGTGTCGTTATCGTGTTCTCAGTACTACTGTGCTGCCTGCCAATGGCGATCTCCTTAGCGCAGGACGTTCTCACGCCAGAAAGCAGCTTCGCACATTACCAGTTTGAACTGTGCGGGTTtgtcctcatcttcctcaagTCGGGCATCAATCCCTTTGTGTATTCGCGCAACAGTGCCGGTCTACGGCGCCGTGTGCTCTGCTGCATGCACTGGGCCGCGCTTGGACTGCTGtgctgcaaacacaaaactcGCTTGCACGCCATGGGaaagggcagccttgaagTCAACCGGAATAAATCTTCGCACCATGAGACCAACTCGGCGTACGTGCTCTCGCCCAAGGCACAGAGGAGGCTGGTGGACCAGGCGTGCGGGCCGAGTCAGTCCAGAGAGTGCGCCGCTAGTCCCAGGGGTGCACGGAGGCCTCGCCCCGCCAGCACCTCCACGCCCATCAACACGCGCATCGAGCCCTACTACAGTATATACAACAGCAGTCCCTCTGCCGGACCTAGCTCGCCCACCAGCCTCCAGCCTGCCGGGTCGCAGACGTTCGCCTTCGCCAAGTCATACGTAGCCATGCACTACCACACTCACCAGGACACCCTGCAGGACTTTGAGAGTACCTCTGTGCAACAGATTCCTGTCCCTTCTGTCTGA